From a single Columba livia isolate bColLiv1 breed racing homer chromosome 15, bColLiv1.pat.W.v2, whole genome shotgun sequence genomic region:
- the TVP23A gene encoding Golgi apparatus membrane protein TVP23 homolog A isoform X2 gives MKQALVDDTEDVSLDFGSEEELALRKARIRHPLATFFHLFFRNVTGRLLVGLRWWNQIDEDGKSHWVFEAKRVPAIAASTEAEARIFWLGLIICPVIWTVFFFSTLFSLKLKWLALVIAGISLQTANLYGYIHCKLGGQKSSSRGPSRFFVTADAPKRQPRSTAQDRTEERAKTGTR, from the exons ATGAAGCAG GCGCTGGTGGACGACACCGAGGATGTGTCCCTCGACTTCGGGAGCGAGGAGGAGCTGGCGCTGCGCAAAGCCAGGATCAG gcaCCCACTGGCCACCTTTTTCCACCTGTTTTTCCGA AACGTGACAGGAAGACTCCTGGTTGGTTTGCGTTGGTGGAACCAGATTGATGAAGATGGAAAAAGCCACTGGGTGTTTGAAGCAAAAAGG GTGCCTGCAATAGCTGCCTCAACTGAAGCTGAAGCTCGAATCTTTTGGCTTGGTCTCATTATTTGCCCCGTTATCTGgacagtgtttttcttcagcaCCTTGTTCTCCCTGAAGCTGAAATGGCTG GCTCTTGTGATAGCTGGGATCTCCCTCCAGACTGCTAATTTATATGGCTACATCCACTGCAAATTAGGGggccagaaaagcagcagcagaggaccTTCGAGGTTTTTTGTCACAGCAGATGCTCCCAAGA GGCAGCCGAGGAGCACGGCCCAGGACCGCACTGAAGAACGGGCGAAGACAGGCACTAGATAA
- the TVP23A gene encoding Golgi apparatus membrane protein TVP23 homolog A isoform X1 has translation MKQALVDDTEDVSLDFGSEEELALRKARIRHPLATFFHLFFRVSAIITYLFCDWFSNSFVACFVTILLLLSFDFWSVKNVTGRLLVGLRWWNQIDEDGKSHWVFEAKRVPAIAASTEAEARIFWLGLIICPVIWTVFFFSTLFSLKLKWLALVIAGISLQTANLYGYIHCKLGGQKSSSRGPSRFFVTADAPKRQPRSTAQDRTEERAKTGTR, from the exons ATGAAGCAG GCGCTGGTGGACGACACCGAGGATGTGTCCCTCGACTTCGGGAGCGAGGAGGAGCTGGCGCTGCGCAAAGCCAGGATCAG gcaCCCACTGGCCACCTTTTTCCACCTGTTTTTCCGAGTGAGTGCCATTATTACCTACTTGTTCTGTGACTGGTTCAGCAACAGCTTTGTTGCCTGTTTTGTCACTATTCTCCTCCTTCTATCCTTTGACTTTTGGTCAGTTAAG AACGTGACAGGAAGACTCCTGGTTGGTTTGCGTTGGTGGAACCAGATTGATGAAGATGGAAAAAGCCACTGGGTGTTTGAAGCAAAAAGG GTGCCTGCAATAGCTGCCTCAACTGAAGCTGAAGCTCGAATCTTTTGGCTTGGTCTCATTATTTGCCCCGTTATCTGgacagtgtttttcttcagcaCCTTGTTCTCCCTGAAGCTGAAATGGCTG GCTCTTGTGATAGCTGGGATCTCCCTCCAGACTGCTAATTTATATGGCTACATCCACTGCAAATTAGGGggccagaaaagcagcagcagaggaccTTCGAGGTTTTTTGTCACAGCAGATGCTCCCAAGA GGCAGCCGAGGAGCACGGCCCAGGACCGCACTGAAGAACGGGCGAAGACAGGCACTAGATAA